From Gemmatimonadaceae bacterium:
CCCGAGTTTGATGGCGATCGCCTTGACCGTCGCCTGCGCCATCATGGTATGGCCGCCGTTGGTATTCTGCGGACCGCGCTGTTCGGTGCCGCCCGTATAGATGAGGGCCGTGGTCTTGCCTTCGGCCATCGCTTGTTTGACTTCGGGCCAGGTCATCTTGTCGAATTCGACGAGCGGCCCCTTGGGTGGGTTCCTGGACAGCTGGGCGCCGGACGCGGCGAGCGGGAACATGAGCGCGGCGGCAGGTACCGCCACGGCGGCGATGCGAAGACGGGACATGGGCTCGAAGGGTCGGGAGAATGGGGGCGTGGTCGGCGGAATTGTGGTGCGCGGGGCGCTGCCCGGCAAGTCGAGCCGCTCGGCGAGCCGCTCGGCGAGTCGCTCGTCGGCCTGCTCGGCCGCTTAATCGACTCTTAATGGAAATGCCGGCCGTTTCATCACGCTTCGCCGTTAACGGACCCATACGGTGCGCTGCTATATGTGTCAGTCCCACATATCGAGCGCCAGCGATGCTCACCGACGAACTGAAGAAAGGCAGTGCCGAATTCCTCGTACTGTCGCTGCTCGAGACCGAGCACCGGCATGGGTACGAGCTTCAGAAGCTCATCGAGTCGCGGTCGAAGGGCGTGTTGGTGTTTCACGTCGCCTCGCTCTATCCGCTGCTCTATCGGCTCGAGGATCGCGGATGGATCGCGGGGCGCTGGGTCGAGAAGGCGGGCGAGCGTCGGCGCCGCTTCTACCGCCTGACGCCCGCCGGCCGCGCGCCACTCGTCGCCCAGCGCGAAGGGTGGCGTGAATTCGTGTCGGCAATCAACCGCGTCGCGGGGGTGCGATATGCGTGAGTCACACCAGTCACCTGAGTCATTCGATTGGCGCGCCGACGTGCGCGCGCGGCTGTCCACATCGGGATTGAGGTCCGAGGACGAAGCCGACATCGTCGAGGAGGTCGCCCAGCATCTCGAGCAGCAGTTCACCGAGCTGACGCCGCAGATCGGCGCGACGGCGGCGCGTGAACGATTGCTCCGCCAACTACGCGACGAAGCATTCGAGGGGGCGGTGATCGGCCGACGTCGCCGTGTCGTGCAGAGCCGAGCGCGCGTGTGGAGCTCGACGTCGGTGCTGCGCGATTTCCGCGAGGGCTTTCGGTCGCTCCGGCGCAGTCCGGCCACGCTCATCGCCGGCAGTGCCGCGCTGTCGCTCGGCATTGGCCTCACGGTGGCGATGTTCAGCATCATCTATGGATTGCTGCTCAAGGGACTGCCCTACGACAATCCCTCGCGCATCGCGGTGGTGAAGCTCATCGATCCGCGCGAGCCGGGCGTCGACGCGCTCATTCCCTTCGGCGATCTCGCCGCGTACCGGGCGCAACAGCGTTCCTTCGAGACACTCGGCGCCTACTCGACGTCCACGGTGAACGTGAGCGGCGGGGATCGCGCCGATCGCGTGCAGGCGGCGGAGGTCACCGTCGGCACGATCGAAGTCACGCGCACCGCGCCCGCGCTTGGCCGCTCGTTTCAAGCGGCGGACGCCGATCCATCGGCACCGCCGGCGGCCATCCTGAGTCATTCGCTCTGGCGCGACCGGTTTGCGTCGAATCCGAACGTGGTCGGAGCCACGATTCGTGTCGACGGTCGTCCCCGCACCATCGTCGGTGTGATGCCCGACGCATTCGAGTTTCCGTATAGCACCCGGATCTGGCTGCCGCTGCAGGCGAACGCGACCGTGCCGCCGGGCGAGGGACCGATGGTCAATCCCGTCGGCCGGCTGCGGCCGGACGCGTCATATGAGAATGCGAATGCCGAGTTCGCGAGCCTGGCGGGCCGGCTCGCGGCCGTCCGGCCGGTTCAGGATGCGAGGATGCGCATCGTGGTGCTGCCGTTCGTGCGCGCGTCCGTCAACCCGCGATTCTACTGGCTGATGAACACGATGTTCGTTGCCGTCTTCCTGGTGTTGCTCGTCGCGTGCGCGAACGTCGCCAACCTGCTGCTC
This genomic window contains:
- a CDS encoding PadR family transcriptional regulator, coding for MLTDELKKGSAEFLVLSLLETEHRHGYELQKLIESRSKGVLVFHVASLYPLLYRLEDRGWIAGRWVEKAGERRRRFYRLTPAGRAPLVAQREGWREFVSAINRVAGVRYA